The Carassius gibelio isolate Cgi1373 ecotype wild population from Czech Republic chromosome B12, carGib1.2-hapl.c, whole genome shotgun sequence genome has a segment encoding these proteins:
- the LOC127968905 gene encoding LOW QUALITY PROTEIN: parathyroid hormone/parathyroid hormone-related peptide receptor-like (The sequence of the model RefSeq protein was modified relative to this genomic sequence to represent the inferred CDS: substituted 1 base at 1 genomic stop codon), with amino-acid sequence MVSVEVSVAFVLCCVLMKARALIDSDDVITRDEQIYLLIDARARCERSIRAQLDGVREDHCVPEWDGIICWPMGKPDQTVAVLCPEYIYDFNHKGYAYRHCDASGNWEQVSTINRTWANYTECTTYLHTNHSDQEEVFERLYLMYTIGYSISLAALLVAVFILCYFKRLHCTRNYIHIHLFTSFICRAISIFVKDAVLSTITDEGKLEDGSIGQRPYMVLTKTHLQMNTXITQSVCRTQHWFYCFEQVGCKVAVTLFLYLLATNHYWILVEGLYLHSLIFMAFLSDKNCLWALTIIGWGIPAVFVSIWVSARVSLADTQCWDISAGNLKWIYQVPILAAIVVNFFLFLNIIRVLASKLWETNTGKLDPRQQYRKLLKSTLVLMPLFGVHYMLFMALPYTEVTGLLWQIQMHYEMFFNSSQGFFVAFIYCFCNGEVQAEVKKAWLRRSLAIDLKQKACVNSSAGCGSSYYGGMMSHTTTQSVCLSVSGTKGLPLATMGARGQTRLHHSGNLGHVPHDTETVFSKVRQHELVLRQNDGKRSPCKQSSRNAEESEHDFEPYFVADDEHSGSMSWKELETML; translated from the exons ATTGATTCTGATGATGTCATCACCAGAGATGAACAGATCTATCTTCTGATTGATGCACGGGCGAGGTGTGAGAGAAGCATTCGTGCACAATTAGATGGTGTCAGAG AGGATCACTGTGTTCCTGAATGGGATGGGATAATCTGCTGGCCCATGGGAAAGCCTGATCAGACGGTTGCAGTTCTCTGTCCTGAGTACATCTATGACTTCAACCACAAAG GATATGCATATCGCCACTGTGATGCGTCAGGTAACTGGGAACAGGTATCCACTATAAACCGGACATGGGCTAACTACACAGAATGCACCACGTACCTACACACTAACCACAGCGATCAGGAG GAGGTCTTTGAGCGACTTTATCTAATGTACACTATTGGATACTCCATATCATTGGCGGCATTACTGGTGGCTGTCTTTATCCTTTGCTATTTTAA ACGTCTCCATTGCACCCGTAACTACATCCACATCCACCTCTTCACCTCATTCATATGCCGAGCAATCAGTATATTTGTGAAAGACGCCGTTCTTTCTACCATCACAGATGAAGGCAAACTAGAAGATGGGTCCATTGGACAAAGACCCTACATGGTactcacaaaaacacatttgcagatgaatacataaataacacAAAGTGTCTGCAGAACCCAGCattggttttattgttttgaacAGGTGGGCTGCAAGGTTGCTGTGACCCTCTTCCTGTATCTCTTGGCAACCAATCATTATTGGATACTGGTGGAGGGTCTGTATTTGCATAGTCTGATCTTCATGGCCTTCCTGTCTGATAAAAACTGTCTGTGGGCTTTAACAATCATAGGCTGGG GAATACCTGCAGTGTTTGTATCCATATGGGTCAGTGCCCGGGTGTCTCTGGCAGACACACA GTGCTGGGATATTAGTGCCGGCAATCTCAAATGGATCTATCAAGTACCTATCCTGGCAGCCATTGTt GTAAACTTCTTTCTCTTCCTCAATATCATCAGGGTTCTTGCCTCTAAGTTGTGGGAAACAAACACTGGAAAACTAGATCCTAGACAGCAGTACAG GAAACTGCTGAAGTCAACCCTGGTGTTAATGCCACTGTTTGGAGTTCATTACATGCTGTTCATGGCTCTTCCATACACTGAGGTCACAGGTCTGCTGTGGCAAATTCAGATGCATTATGAGATGTTCTTCAACTCTTCACAG GGTTTCTTTGTGGCATTTATTTACTGCTTCTGCAATGGGGAG GTGCAGGCAGAGGTTAAGAAGGCTTGGCTGAGGCGCAGTCTTGCAATAGACCTGAAGCAGAAAGCTTGTGTCAACAGCAGCGCGGGATGTGGGAGCAGCTACTATGGAGGCATGATGTCACACACCACAACGCAGAGCGTGTGTCTCAGTGTCAGCGGCACTAAAGGCCTGCCTCTGGCCACTATGGGGGCCAGAGGACAAACGCGTCTCCACCATTCAGGAAATTTAGGTCATGTGCCTCACGACACAGAGACTGTGTTTTCTAAAGTGCGGCAGCATGAGCTGGTTCTGAGGCAGAATGATGGGAAAAGGTCTCCATGCAAGCAGAGCAGCAGGAATGCAGAGGAAAGTGAGCATGATTTTGAGCCATATTTTGTAGCAGATGATGAACATTCAGGTTCCATGTCTTGGAAAGAACTGGAAACAATGCTCTGA